The Geomonas agri genome contains the following window.
CTCTTTCTTGCCAGCATGGCCAGAAGGTGCACCAGCTCGCTACGAAGCAGTTCGTAGCCGTGCAGGGAGTCGAACTTTTCGCCACGGGCGGCGGCCACCATGGCGGCGATGGAGGTGACGGTGCCCCCCGAGCCGACCAGGCACTGCATTCCGGTGCGTTCTCCCGTGTAGGCGGTTTTCAGCGTTTTGCGGACGTGCTTGCGCAGCTTCTGGTGTTCCGCCTGCTGCACCGGATCGCTCTTCAGAAAGCTCTCGGTCAAGAAAACGGCGCCCAGTTCCAGCGACAGCATCTCCTCGGTGTGCGCTCCCAAGGCCGAGATGAGCTCCAGGCTGCCGCCTCCGATGTCGAAGATCAGGTGCCGCACACCCTCGAGTTCGAAGTTGTGCTGGGCGGAGAGGGCGGCCAGTTCCGCTTCTTCCTCACCGCTGATCACCTCGATCTTCAGGCCGGTCTGCTCCTTCACGGCGGCAACCAGTTCGCGGCCGTTGCTTGCCTTGCGTACCGCGCTGGTTGCCACTGCCTCGATAGAGGTGACCCGGTAACCGTCGATGATCTTTTTCTGACGCGACAGCGCCTCGATGGCGCGATCCCAGGCCGCAGCGGATATGGCACCGGTCTGGTGCAGTCCTTCGCCCAGGCGCACCAGCACCTTCTCGTCGTCGAGGATCTTGTACTTGCCGCTCCCCGCGGTCTCGACGATGATGCTACGGATCGAGTTGGTCCCGATGTCGATGGCGGCCATCCGGTTCTGTCTCAACGGCTACTCCTTAAGCGTGATGGGATGCCACGATTGTATCAGGGCGGGACGGATATTGACAACCAGTGAGGGCATAAGTGGTGACGCTACGTCAGAGCCTTCAACACGGTCTTTCTCGCTTTCTTGAAGCCCTTGCGCACCTTCTTCAGGGTGGCATCGTCGAGGCCGGTGACTTTCTTTTCCGCCTTGCCCAATATCTTTGCGATACGTCTTGAGCGTTTGTTGCCGAAATCGTGCATCTGCAGCAATGCGTTCTCGATTCTTTCCAGATCCGCCCCGAGTTTTCTGCCGCACTTTTCAGAAATCTCCCCGGCGAACCGGTCCCGGGTCGCTTGGGCCAGGTTTTCTACTTTTTCCCTCATCCCGGCCACCCGCTGCTGCATGAGCTGAACCGGGTCCGGCCGATCGTCCTGCTCCAACCCGGCCAGTTCCCGGGCCTGTTGCAGTATCGATGCGATGTGGCGCCGGTTCACCCCGCGCACCTTGCTCAAACCTTCCTCTCCTGCCTGCGCTATCTTGGCGAAGCTGTCGAAACCCGCGTCATACAGCCTCTTGCCCAGTATCGCGCCGACGCCTTTCAGCCGCCTGAAATCCGCTGTCGACTGGACCATCTTGGACACTCCTTGTGCGTTGTTTGCCCTGCCTCGTTTCCGGGTCAGCCTCCCTGCCGCAGGCGGTCGAGCGCCTTGCCCCTGGAGGTGACGATCCTGCCGGTTCCGGTAACCAGTTGCAGGAATAGTGGTTCGCTGCTGCCGCTGGCGCTTCTCTTGAACGATACGGTCCCACCCTTAGGGAGGGTAAGTGATGCTTCTTCCCCAAGCAGTGCCTGCGTCACCAGTCCCAGGTCCGGCTCATGGCCGACCAGGACGACCTCGGTTACCTGGGGGTAGAGCTTGAGCAACTCGTCGAGTCTCTCCGGGCGGAACCCCGGTGCGAGCTGAGACGCCACGATGAGTTCGCGCTTGTAACGGAGTTTTTCCCCCAGGATGTCCGCGGTCTGCACCGCGCGCACTAGCGGGCTGGTCAGCACCAGGTCGGGCTCGATTCCGAGGGTGGCGAGGCTCTTGGCTACCCTGCGGAAGCGTCTTCTGCCGCGGCGGGTGAGGTAGCGGTGCTCTTCGGGCACCTCCGGCGTTCTCTCAATGGCTTCCGCGTGTCGCACTATGTGGATGATCATGGTCGGCCCCCTGGATTAGGCAACGTTAAAGACTTTAGCGAATCTCTTTCAAATTGCAACCTGCTGTCTGTACGAGTTGACGGCAGTGTTGGGGCACTATGCCGCAACCGGGCTACAGTGGCAGGGGCAATCGTGTGAGTACGTGGGGCAAATCTGAAGAGAGATGCAGATGAGGTCGTGGAGAAAGGTCCCCTCCCGGTGAGGGGAGGGTACCTATGGATAATGGGTAAGGACAGGATATCTGAGTGCAGGAGGTGGAGTCAGCGTACCAAAAGCTGTTCCAGATTGTTTTTCATCGCGGTGGATATGGCTTCGGAAGGGACGGAGCCGCCTATACCTTTGTTCATTACCGTTCTCCTCCTGTGGCTAACGGCGCAACGATGGCAGGGGAATCTTGGTTGTTGTGCCCGTGGTGGTGACGGTGTTGTCGAGCTACCGGTAGGAGAGCATCTCCTTGCCGCAACCGGTGAGGAAATCGAAGACCTCGCCGCGACTGACCAGGAAGCGGGGCATGTCCTGGTTCATCAGGTCCTCCAGGAAGTGGAGGGTGAAGGCATCATCCCGCTCCAGTTCGTTCATGACCGCTGCAAGTAGCGGCAGGATGTCGTACAGGTCGTCCCGGTTGAAGGGGGCACTGTCGCCAGGTCCGGAGAACTTGGCGTCGAACCTGGTTTCGGTGACCTTCGGGTACTTGTACTTCAGATCGGAGGCGAGGATGGTCACTTCCATGGTGTCCTCCTAGTGGCATCCGCACCTGGCTGCGGTGCAGGCGCTACGGCAGGCCGGCTGTTGCTGTACCGACTCGCTGTGCTCCTCGTAGCTATCCAGAGAGGCCTTGGTTATGAACCAGCCCTGGTCGGAGAGGGTTCCCTGCAGAGCCTTCTGCTTGAGCAGCATGAGCACCCGGGTTTCCGTGGTAGAGAGTTCGATGGCAGCTTCGGCTGCGGTGACGTGTGCAATCCCGTCGATGATCTCGGTCATGGCAACTCCTCCTTCGCCGTACTGCTTTACATGGAGCATGCCAGTGGCAGATCCTTCGCCCGAATAGCCGAAAAAACAAACGGTTAGGATCTGGTGACATAGCCAGGGCATGTCTGCGCACTGCTCATGAAATAGCCATCCTGCCTGTTCGAGGGCAGGGAAAATGCGCTGCAGAGCGGCTGTAGTGCCAATCCCGGGTCTGCAGCCGTGATTTCGATGTGTCAGGTGCAACCTGATATCGGAGTTGATAACAAAGGCCAGACATAGTAACCTGCACCGGTAATTCATCACGGTAGCTGAGAGAATTTATGCCGACACAATTGCAGCTCCAGACAGTGAGCGGGCAGGTGGAAGCCGAACTGCCCTCGCTTGTGGAGATCTACAAGCATCTTCACGCTCGTCCTGAACTTTCCGGGCAGGAGCGCGCCACCGCCTCGCTGCTGGCGGGTGAGCTCAAAAAGCTGGGCTTTAGGGTAACGGAAGGGATCGGCAGGTACAGTCGGTTCGACTGGCCTGGCTTTGGTCTGATGGCGGTGCTGGAGAATGGACCCGGCCCGACGCTGCTGATGCGGGCTGACATGGATGCGCTGCCGGTGCAAGAGAAGACGGGACTCCCCTACGCCAGCACGGCACGGGCGATCTACCGGGACGGTAGCGAGGTTCCCGTGATGCACGCGTGTGGGCATGACGTGCACGTGTCCTGCCTGCTGGGCGCTGCGCGAGTGTTGGCGACGGCCCGGGAGTGCTGGTCCGGCACGCTGGTCCTGGTGGGCCAGCCTGGCGAAGAGGGAGGGGACGGCGCGCAGGCGATGATCGACGACGGCGCCTACCGGCTCTGCCCCAAGCCGGATTTCGCGTTGGCCCTGCACAGTACCCTGTTCCTGAAGGCCGGTACCGCGGGGTACGCACCGGGCAACTTCCTGGCCAGCTTCACCGAGGTGGAGATTGTGGTGCGCGGCGTGGGGGCGCACGGTTCCGCGCCTGAGCACGGCAAGGACCCGGTCGTGATGGCGGCCCAGTTGGTACTCGCTCTGCAGACCATCGTGAGCCGTGAGATCACCCCCCACGAGCCTGCCGTGGTCACCGTCGGGTCCATCCACGGCGGCGCCGCCTGCAATGTCATTCCCGAAGAGGTAGTGCTGCAACTGAGCATCAGGAGCTACGACAACCGGGTTCGCGACAAAATCCTGGACTCGGTGCGGCGCATCTGCACAGGTGTGGCCCTTGCCGCCGGAGTCCCGGAGGAACGCTTTCCCGTTGTTTCAGTCCTCGCCTGTCATCCTGCTACCTACAACGATCCGGCCCTCGCCGAGCACGTGGCAGAAGCACTGCGCTCGGCGCTCGGGACGGACAATGTGGTCCGCTCAGCGGCGAGGATGGTGAGCGAGGATTTCGGTTCCTGGGGGCTTGGTGGGGCGATCCCGATCTGCATGTTCTGGTTGGGGGCTGCCGATCCTGTGCTGTTCGAGGAGGGGCTGCGGCAGGGGGGGGCAATGCCGTCGCAGCATTCGCCGCTTTACGCGCCGCTGCCGGAACCGACACTGCGGGCGGGCGTCAAGGCGCTGGTCGCGGCGGCCTGCAAACTGTTGCCGGCGGGGTAGGGGAGAGGGAGGGACGGCAAATCTCCCCGGCCTCCTTCACCAAGCGGGGGACTCCGGGGCACGTTCCACGCTTTGTGACATGTTTCCGTCATGGTCCCGGTGCTGCCGGATCAGAAGAACCAAAAGAAAGGGGCGCATCTTGCGATGCGCCCCTTTCCATTTTTCTTGCCTGCTGTCACATCTCTAGGTCCGAAGAGGGGGGCGAATGATTATTCGTCCCTATGTGGCCTCTCGAGCGAAAAGGTATCAGCGCTCCTCGCCGCGCTGCAAGGCTCGGCCCCCTTGGGATTCACCGCGTCCCTGCGATTCGCCGCGCCCACGACCTCCCGGCTCAAACTCCCGTGCCGGCCGTGTCGGTTCGGCAGGCTCGGTCTTGGGCGCCGGTGTTGCTGCCGGTGCCGGTTTCGGCTTCTCGACCCGCGGGGTGACCGGTCGCACCGGAACTGCCGGGGCTGCCGGAATTGCTGCTGGTGCCTTGACTGCCGGCTCTGCCGCAGGAGCGTGGGGAGCGGCGCCGCGTGCTGCGGGAGCGGTCGTTGTCGGCGCCGGTATCGTCGCGGCGCCCGGTGGCTGCACGCCTGGGCGGTTCACCGGGCGGGGTTCCCTGCGTCGGTTCTCTTCCCGGTTCTCGCCCTTGTCCGGGCGTCCTTCCTTGGTGGCGGCCGGTGCCGGCTGTTGCCTGCCGGGTTGCGCCTGGGGCTGTTCTTTGGGCGGGGTCGGCGCAGGTTGCCGTTGTGCAGCAGGTGGGGGCGCACCAGGCTTGGCCGGCTTCGTCGCCGGGGCTGGTACGCCTGGCGCTGGCGCCGCATCACGGCGGTTCCACGGCTCCCTGCGTCGCTCGGTTGCCGGTTGCCCCTGGCCGGCGCGCTGCTGTTCGACCTTGCCCGGGCGCGGCTGTTCAGCCCTCGGCCGGCGCGGTTCTACACGCACTGGCGGCATCCGCCCCTCATCCCGGTGCTGCCTGGTTTCCACGCGTAGTTGTTCCCGGTACTTGCGGGTGTCACGCTGCACCACACGCTGGTTGATGGTGATGGTCGCGGCTCGCCTGTTTATGTAGATATTCTGACGGTCGCGGATGTAGGGACGCGAGCGAGTGATCCATCCGCTACCACGCCAGCCATGGTAGTAGACCCTGCGCTCGCGCCAGTTGCAGTCGCGGTTCAACCACGGGCCTATGGTAAAGCCGACACTGAAGGTGATGAAGGGGGAACTGGGGTAGTAGCGTTCCACGTAGACAACGTTTGGGTCGTATACCGGGACGTAGACGTACTCAGGACGGGCCGGTACGATCCGGATGATGTCACCCTCAAAATAGACCTGCTGCTGCGGCGTCGAGAACAGGTTCCCCTCGTCGTAGGCGAAGCGGCGTAACCTCTGGATAGCGTCCATCACGTCCTGTGGCTGTTCGATGTACGCCTGGCCCACCGACGCGGTCCACTGGTACTCCCGGTCCATCATGTACAGAACCTGCGGGTAATGGGCCACTGCGCGTACACTGATGTCCCAAGGTTGGTAGTCGATGCGCGGGGTGTCGCCATAGAGCCTGACGAAATTGGCAGCATCGTGGATCTGGTCCACGAAGGTCGCTGCGGGAAGGATCTGGGCTATCAGCGGGTCCGGGTAGAGCGCGATCCGGGCCAGCAGGTCATCCAGTTCCTCGGGATAGAGGAGGTCGTCGTTCAGGTAGCCATCCTGGTCCGACATCTGGTAGT
Protein-coding sequences here:
- a CDS encoding helix-hairpin-helix domain-containing protein, yielding MVQSTADFRRLKGVGAILGKRLYDAGFDSFAKIAQAGEEGLSKVRGVNRRHIASILQQARELAGLEQDDRPDPVQLMQQRVAGMREKVENLAQATRDRFAGEISEKCGRKLGADLERIENALLQMHDFGNKRSRRIAKILGKAEKKVTGLDDATLKKVRKGFKKARKTVLKALT
- a CDS encoding SixA phosphatase family protein, yielding MIIHIVRHAEAIERTPEVPEEHRYLTRRGRRRFRRVAKSLATLGIEPDLVLTSPLVRAVQTADILGEKLRYKRELIVASQLAPGFRPERLDELLKLYPQVTEVVLVGHEPDLGLVTQALLGEEASLTLPKGGTVSFKRSASGSSEPLFLQLVTGTGRIVTSRGKALDRLRQGG
- a CDS encoding amidohydrolase; translated protein: MPTQLQLQTVSGQVEAELPSLVEIYKHLHARPELSGQERATASLLAGELKKLGFRVTEGIGRYSRFDWPGFGLMAVLENGPGPTLLMRADMDALPVQEKTGLPYASTARAIYRDGSEVPVMHACGHDVHVSCLLGAARVLATARECWSGTLVLVGQPGEEGGDGAQAMIDDGAYRLCPKPDFALALHSTLFLKAGTAGYAPGNFLASFTEVEIVVRGVGAHGSAPEHGKDPVVMAAQLVLALQTIVSREITPHEPAVVTVGSIHGGAACNVIPEEVVLQLSIRSYDNRVRDKILDSVRRICTGVALAAGVPEERFPVVSVLACHPATYNDPALAEHVAEALRSALGTDNVVRSAARMVSEDFGSWGLGGAIPICMFWLGAADPVLFEEGLRQGGAMPSQHSPLYAPLPEPTLRAGVKALVAAACKLLPAG
- a CDS encoding DUF3300 domain-containing protein is translated as MKRILIILLMAVLLPVTVTTAPVQAQSEPGYYQMSDQDGYLNDDLLYPEELDDLLARIALYPDPLIAQILPAATFVDQIHDAANFVRLYGDTPRIDYQPWDISVRAVAHYPQVLYMMDREYQWTASVGQAYIEQPQDVMDAIQRLRRFAYDEGNLFSTPQQQVYFEGDIIRIVPARPEYVYVPVYDPNVVYVERYYPSSPFITFSVGFTIGPWLNRDCNWRERRVYYHGWRGSGWITRSRPYIRDRQNIYINRRAATITINQRVVQRDTRKYREQLRVETRQHRDEGRMPPVRVEPRRPRAEQPRPGKVEQQRAGQGQPATERRREPWNRRDAAPAPGVPAPATKPAKPGAPPPAAQRQPAPTPPKEQPQAQPGRQQPAPAATKEGRPDKGENREENRRREPRPVNRPGVQPPGAATIPAPTTTAPAARGAAPHAPAAEPAVKAPAAIPAAPAVPVRPVTPRVEKPKPAPAATPAPKTEPAEPTRPAREFEPGGRGRGESQGRGESQGGRALQRGEER